Proteins encoded within one genomic window of Streptomyces sp. NBC_01237:
- a CDS encoding non-ribosomal peptide synthetase/type I polyketide synthase has translation MADAINDALRGKVAIIGMGCRMPGGASDHRAFWQNLVEGKDCITPTPADRYDVTTLGSGHKDKPGRLTGGRGGYIDGFDEFDPAFFGISPREADHMDPQQRKLLEVAWETLEDGGQRPAELAGSNTAVFVGAFTLDYKILQFSDLSFETLAAHTATGTMMTMVSNRISYCFDFRGPSLSIDTACSSSLVAVHLACQSLNKGETDLALAGGVLLHMAPQYTIAETKGGFLSPDGRSRTFDASANGYVRAEGVGLVALKRLGDALDDGDPIHAVILGSGVNQDGHTNGITVPNAQSQVSLIQRVCAESGITPGELQYMEAHGTSTPVGDPIEANALARALAIGRSPGAACYVGSVKTNIGHTESAAGIAGLIKTTLSLKHRTIPPHINLERINPAIDLAAAPYDIPTRLTEWPEHEGPARAGVNSFGFGGTNAHVVLEEAPPRPAPAAPPTHRAERAWSILPLTARHPEALADVAAGIRRELDGSNGRAVPLADLGHTLAHRRSHLESRLSVVYSSRASLDEALAAYLRDEPHPRVLQGRRLDPSERRLVWVFTGMGPQWWGMGRGLFASEPVFRDVVTACDREIRRIAGWSLIEEMTADEEHSRMGETWLAQPANFAVQIGLAALWRAHGVRPDAVVGHSTGEIAAFYEAGVYSLEDAVGIAVHRSRLQHTLDGTGTMLAVSLPEDEAERRVLPYRDQVSVAAVNSPTAVTLAGDEAALTLLADELRAEQVFTRFLSVRVPYHSPGMDRIKDDLLTSLRDLAPRPARVPVYLTGREGIAEGVELDAEYWWKNVRDRVRFRAAVDRLADDGHSLFLEIGPHPVLAHAIRECLDSRDRPGTAVPSLRRKENEPERFAASLATLHNAGVGVAWDVLQPTGEPVALPRYPWKRDRHWTEPEPVAQVRLGRVDHPLLGRRTDHAEPAWQVRLGTEAMPYLADHRIQDTVVFPAAGYLEMATQAVRALTGGDTAVLADIDLRKALFLPDGEDRTVHLSLSLENAAFTIASVPDPDAERTVHASGVVRAGQRRTPGPALDAEAIRARSRRRLDGPECYAALAALGYHYGPAFQAIEEVWIGSGEVLARIRPPEAIGDDAARHHIHPVLLDACFQSLLTPQILTDREQPRSTGIRLPLSLDELSLDPVGDQPLWAHGTVSGDDGNELVGDITLYAQDGTALGRIRGFRAADVEKASTAVARSTIDSWLAETTWIDRPWEEAGPQDGGERQEAHATGDGHDWLVLADTGGVGDAFAALVTARGERCRTVRPGPAYGRGGDGREFTVEPGSATHLEQLFADLEQDGVPFRGNVVHLWNLDLPHIAECGRAGLARHSGTGTYSLIALARTLLARGEGGRLHIVTRGAQPVSPGEPVEPLGAPAWGVGRVLRHQELTSHRGKLIDLDPARPQDDAGRRADADALLRELLTDDEEEIGLRGDRRATSRIRTAEGLTRPLPLRLRADGSYLVTGAFGALGRLLCRTLVKRGARRLILMGRTGVPAREEWRATDPAGPQGRAVALLRELEALGAQTILAPVDITDEQALTAWLDTHRRGDPPPIRGVFHLAGQVRDTLIADMDRPTFDAVHDPKVIGSYLLHHHLRDEPLEHFVLFSSIASLLTTAGQTNYAAGNAFLDALAHHRRAHGLPALSLDWGPWATGMIEELGLVDHYLNSRGMSSLAPDVGMSVLERVIGQDRAQLLVATVVDWQTFLAWYAAPPPLVGELAAAAREPVTGGGDGFLDAFRDAGEDERRALVTARFTGLCATVLRTAAEEIDPSTGLGMLGLDSLLAMELRAKVHAELGIALPVVALLSGTPVGELAGQLYDGLVERVATDTGPAGATSIEVFTDERRYPLTQNQKALWFLKQLNPDGYAYNIGGAVEVRVELDPDLMFEAVRRLIARHPALRTNFFLEDGRPVQQVSTDVDPDLALFDVEGQDWETIHRTIVAEYRKPYDLERDPLVRFRLFRRETNRWIIMKAVHHIVSDAISTFTFIEELFAVYEALKKGQEHALPPVRTRYLDFLNKQNEFLAGREAGGMLDYWRSHLPAEVPLLDLPVDRPRPAVQTHNGASEFFTLDSELSARVHALAREHNVTPFMVLLSAYYILLHRYSGQEDIIVGSPVTGRTEQDFAPVYGYFVNPLPLHADLSGAPTVGDLLEQVRTAVLNGLDNQEYPFVLLVEELGLQHDPSRSAVFQAMFILLTHKVATEKYGYRLEYIELPEEEGQFDITLSAYEDEAEGRFHCVFKYNTDLFLPQTMRRMAAHYINLLDSMTRAPSARPTPQLTMLGAKEREQLVGEWSGAARLALPPGRTDGESAPVRPVHLLISDVAAAHPGATAVSVPSPQGAATRVTYAQLDRRATARARRLRELGVTAGSVVALCLDKSPELIVTLLAVLKAGGAYLPIQPDQPAERVAHILRTADAGLVVIADDGRREWAAGLPAATVTLEELRATETDGPAPPGTDDLDAPAYIINTSGSTGRPKAVQVSHRSLASAYDAWRVEYRLEQDVRVHLQMAGPSFDVFTGDLVRALCSGGSLVLADRDLILDTPRLYRTMRSERVDCAEFVPAIVRGLMDHCSREGKRLDFMRLLVVGSDAWKVAEYRRLGDLCGPGTRLINSYGLTEATIDSACFEGPVDDLEPGLMVPIGRPLSNSTLHVLDEHGEPVPPGVPGELWIGGEGIAIGYAGDPEQTARRFVTRTLSHEPDAAPVRLYRTGDIARWDAQGRVHLLGRMDNQVKLRGHRIEIGEIEAHLASMPGLARAVVAVRPDSRGDDTLCAYCVAEPGAVLERRTLRRHLATALPTYMIPSSFTELTDLPLTPHGKVDTAALPVPRAGERERPHEAPVTLYETSMARQWESLLGLEQAGLEDDFFESGGSSIKLIELLHHLRTEFGISIPVSRLYQATTLHGMAATVEELIHSTTAEELPFLTFNTGAGPTVFCFPPAGGHGLVYRGLSAELPQYRIIAFNYVPGDDKVARYADLIESAQPEGPCHLLGYSLGGNLAFEVAKEMERRGRQVDHVVVLDSRRILQSYVPGDEGIKTFEAELGRHLRKHTGSEIVARATLEHAAEYLAFCGRTPNTGTVAASVSIVTDEDKTELYAEGARGTWHGSSTTGTTVLRGSGTHADMLDAKHLTRNADLVRAILTGGADHAG, from the coding sequence TTGGCTGACGCGATCAACGACGCTTTACGGGGTAAAGTCGCGATCATCGGCATGGGCTGCCGTATGCCCGGCGGGGCGTCGGACCATCGGGCGTTCTGGCAGAACCTGGTGGAGGGCAAGGACTGCATCACGCCCACCCCGGCCGACCGGTACGACGTGACCACACTCGGCAGCGGACACAAGGACAAGCCCGGACGCCTGACAGGTGGCCGGGGCGGCTACATCGACGGCTTCGACGAATTCGATCCGGCCTTCTTCGGCATCAGCCCGCGCGAGGCCGACCACATGGACCCGCAGCAGCGCAAACTGCTGGAGGTGGCCTGGGAGACGCTGGAGGACGGTGGCCAGCGGCCCGCCGAACTCGCCGGGAGCAACACGGCGGTCTTCGTCGGGGCGTTCACGCTGGACTACAAGATCCTGCAGTTCTCCGATCTGAGCTTCGAGACGCTGGCCGCGCACACCGCGACCGGCACCATGATGACGATGGTGTCGAACCGCATCTCGTACTGCTTCGACTTCCGCGGCCCCAGCCTCTCCATCGACACCGCGTGCAGCTCGTCCCTGGTGGCCGTGCACCTCGCGTGCCAGAGCCTGAACAAGGGCGAGACCGATCTCGCGCTCGCGGGCGGCGTACTGCTGCACATGGCACCGCAGTACACGATCGCGGAGACGAAGGGCGGCTTCCTCTCGCCGGACGGTCGCTCCCGTACGTTCGACGCGTCGGCCAACGGCTATGTACGGGCCGAGGGAGTCGGCCTGGTGGCGCTCAAACGGCTCGGGGACGCGCTCGACGACGGGGACCCGATCCACGCCGTGATCCTCGGCAGCGGGGTCAACCAGGACGGCCACACCAACGGCATCACCGTGCCGAACGCACAGTCCCAGGTCTCTCTCATCCAGCGTGTCTGCGCCGAGTCGGGCATCACCCCCGGCGAGCTGCAGTACATGGAGGCGCACGGCACCTCGACGCCGGTCGGCGACCCGATCGAGGCCAACGCCCTGGCCCGCGCCCTGGCCATCGGACGCAGCCCCGGAGCCGCGTGCTACGTCGGCTCCGTCAAGACCAACATCGGGCACACCGAGTCGGCCGCCGGCATCGCCGGGCTGATCAAGACCACCCTGTCCCTGAAACACCGCACGATCCCGCCCCACATCAACCTGGAGCGGATCAACCCGGCCATCGACCTCGCCGCCGCGCCGTACGACATCCCCACCCGGCTGACCGAATGGCCCGAGCACGAGGGGCCCGCACGGGCCGGAGTGAACTCGTTCGGCTTCGGCGGCACCAACGCCCATGTCGTCCTGGAGGAAGCACCTCCGCGCCCGGCACCGGCCGCCCCGCCCACGCACCGGGCGGAACGGGCCTGGAGCATCCTCCCGCTGACCGCACGTCATCCCGAAGCGCTGGCGGACGTGGCGGCGGGCATCCGGCGTGAGCTCGACGGGAGCAACGGCCGGGCCGTCCCGCTGGCCGACCTCGGCCACACGCTCGCGCACCGTCGCAGTCACCTCGAGTCACGGCTGTCCGTCGTCTACTCCTCGCGCGCCTCCCTGGACGAGGCGCTGGCCGCGTACCTGCGGGACGAGCCGCACCCCCGCGTGCTCCAGGGACGTCGGCTGGACCCCTCGGAACGGCGGCTGGTCTGGGTCTTCACCGGCATGGGCCCCCAGTGGTGGGGCATGGGCCGAGGACTGTTCGCGAGCGAACCGGTGTTCCGCGACGTGGTCACCGCCTGCGACCGGGAGATCCGCAGGATCGCCGGCTGGTCGCTGATCGAGGAGATGACCGCCGACGAGGAACACTCGCGCATGGGGGAGACCTGGCTGGCGCAGCCGGCCAACTTCGCCGTGCAGATCGGTCTCGCCGCCCTGTGGCGGGCCCATGGCGTGCGGCCGGACGCCGTCGTCGGGCACAGCACCGGGGAGATCGCCGCCTTCTACGAGGCCGGCGTCTACTCCCTGGAGGACGCGGTCGGCATCGCCGTGCACCGCAGCCGCCTGCAGCACACGCTCGACGGTACGGGCACGATGCTCGCCGTGAGCCTGCCCGAGGACGAGGCGGAGCGCCGCGTCCTCCCCTACCGGGACCAGGTGTCCGTGGCCGCCGTCAACAGCCCCACCGCGGTGACCCTGGCGGGCGATGAGGCGGCGCTGACCCTGCTGGCGGACGAGCTGCGGGCCGAGCAGGTCTTCACCAGGTTCCTGTCGGTGCGCGTGCCGTACCACAGCCCCGGCATGGACCGCATCAAGGACGACCTGCTGACCTCGCTGCGGGACCTCGCGCCGCGTCCGGCGCGGGTACCGGTGTATCTCACGGGTCGGGAAGGCATCGCCGAAGGCGTCGAACTGGACGCGGAGTACTGGTGGAAGAACGTCCGTGACCGGGTGCGGTTCCGTGCGGCGGTCGACCGGCTCGCCGACGACGGCCACAGCCTGTTCCTGGAGATCGGCCCGCATCCGGTGCTCGCCCACGCGATCCGCGAATGCCTGGACAGCAGGGACCGGCCCGGCACGGCGGTACCGTCGCTGCGCCGCAAGGAGAACGAACCCGAGCGCTTCGCCGCCTCGCTGGCGACGCTGCACAACGCGGGCGTCGGCGTCGCGTGGGACGTGCTCCAGCCCACCGGGGAGCCCGTCGCGCTGCCCCGCTACCCCTGGAAGCGCGACCGTCACTGGACGGAGCCCGAACCGGTCGCACAGGTCCGTCTCGGACGTGTCGACCACCCATTGCTGGGCCGCCGCACGGACCACGCCGAACCCGCCTGGCAGGTCCGGCTCGGCACCGAGGCGATGCCGTATCTGGCCGACCACCGGATCCAGGACACCGTGGTCTTCCCGGCGGCGGGCTATCTGGAGATGGCGACGCAGGCCGTGCGGGCGCTCACCGGCGGCGACACGGCCGTCCTGGCCGACATCGATCTCCGCAAGGCGCTCTTCCTGCCCGACGGCGAGGACCGGACGGTGCACCTGTCCCTGTCCCTGGAGAACGCGGCCTTCACCATCGCGTCCGTACCCGACCCGGACGCGGAGCGGACCGTACACGCGAGCGGTGTGGTCCGTGCCGGGCAGCGCCGTACACCCGGCCCGGCGCTGGACGCCGAGGCGATCAGGGCCCGCAGCCGACGCCGGCTCGACGGCCCGGAGTGCTACGCCGCGCTCGCCGCCCTCGGCTACCACTACGGCCCGGCGTTCCAGGCCATCGAAGAGGTGTGGATCGGCTCCGGCGAAGTCCTCGCACGCATCCGTCCCCCGGAGGCGATCGGTGACGACGCGGCCCGCCACCACATCCACCCCGTACTGCTCGACGCCTGCTTCCAGTCCCTGCTGACGCCGCAGATCCTCACGGACCGCGAGCAGCCGCGGAGCACCGGCATCCGGCTCCCGCTGAGCCTCGACGAGCTGAGCCTCGACCCGGTGGGCGACCAGCCGCTGTGGGCGCACGGCACCGTGTCCGGCGACGACGGGAACGAACTCGTCGGCGACATCACGCTGTACGCACAGGACGGCACCGCACTCGGCCGCATCCGGGGCTTCCGCGCGGCCGACGTGGAGAAGGCGTCGACAGCCGTCGCCCGGAGCACCATCGACTCCTGGCTGGCCGAGACCACCTGGATCGACCGGCCGTGGGAGGAGGCCGGCCCCCAGGACGGGGGAGAGCGGCAGGAGGCCCACGCCACCGGCGACGGGCACGACTGGCTGGTTCTCGCCGATACGGGCGGCGTCGGCGACGCGTTCGCCGCGCTGGTGACCGCACGCGGTGAACGCTGCCGCACCGTACGCCCGGGACCCGCATACGGGCGGGGCGGGGACGGCCGGGAGTTCACCGTCGAACCCGGATCCGCCACCCACCTGGAACAGCTCTTCGCCGACCTGGAACAGGACGGCGTCCCCTTCCGCGGCAACGTCGTCCATCTCTGGAACCTCGATCTGCCGCACATCGCGGAGTGCGGGCGCGCCGGTCTGGCCCGGCACAGCGGCACCGGGACGTACTCCCTCATCGCCCTCGCCAGGACCCTCCTCGCCAGGGGAGAGGGCGGCAGACTGCACATCGTCACCCGCGGCGCGCAGCCCGTCTCACCCGGTGAGCCGGTCGAACCGCTGGGAGCGCCCGCCTGGGGCGTCGGACGCGTGCTGCGCCACCAGGAACTGACGTCCCACCGGGGCAAACTGATCGACCTGGACCCCGCGCGGCCGCAGGACGACGCAGGGCGCCGCGCCGACGCCGACGCGCTGCTGCGCGAGCTCCTGACCGACGACGAGGAGGAGATCGGACTGCGCGGCGACCGCCGCGCGACGAGCCGCATCCGTACGGCCGAGGGGCTGACCCGCCCCTTGCCGCTGCGCCTGCGCGCCGACGGAAGCTACCTGGTCACCGGTGCGTTCGGCGCTCTCGGCAGGCTGCTGTGCCGCACGCTCGTCAAGCGGGGCGCCCGCAGGCTCATCCTGATGGGCCGCACCGGGGTTCCGGCACGCGAGGAGTGGCGGGCGACCGACCCCGCCGGTCCGCAGGGCCGGGCCGTGGCGCTCCTGAGGGAACTGGAGGCACTGGGCGCGCAGACGATTCTGGCACCCGTCGACATCACCGACGAGCAGGCCCTCACCGCCTGGCTCGACACACACCGGCGCGGTGACCCACCGCCGATCCGAGGGGTGTTCCACCTCGCCGGACAGGTCCGGGACACCCTGATCGCGGACATGGACCGGCCGACGTTCGACGCGGTCCACGACCCCAAGGTCATCGGCTCCTACCTGCTGCACCACCACCTGCGCGACGAACCTCTCGAACACTTCGTCCTGTTCTCCTCGATCGCCTCGCTGCTGACGACGGCGGGCCAGACCAACTACGCCGCGGGCAACGCCTTCCTGGACGCGCTGGCCCACCACCGCAGGGCCCACGGCCTGCCCGCCCTCAGCCTGGACTGGGGCCCCTGGGCCACCGGCATGATCGAGGAACTGGGCCTGGTGGACCACTACCTCAACAGCCGGGGGATGAGCTCGCTGGCACCGGACGTCGGCATGAGCGTCCTGGAACGCGTCATAGGCCAGGACCGTGCCCAGCTGCTCGTCGCCACGGTCGTCGACTGGCAGACCTTCCTCGCCTGGTACGCCGCCCCGCCCCCGCTCGTCGGCGAACTGGCGGCAGCCGCGCGGGAACCGGTCACCGGCGGGGGCGACGGATTCCTCGACGCCTTTCGTGACGCCGGCGAGGACGAACGCCGCGCGCTGGTCACCGCACGGTTCACCGGCCTGTGTGCCACCGTGCTGCGCACGGCGGCCGAGGAGATCGACCCGTCGACCGGACTCGGCATGCTGGGCCTCGACTCCCTGCTGGCGATGGAGCTGCGCGCGAAGGTCCACGCCGAACTGGGGATCGCCCTGCCGGTGGTCGCCCTGCTGAGCGGCACCCCCGTCGGCGAACTGGCCGGGCAGCTGTACGACGGCCTCGTCGAACGGGTGGCGACCGACACCGGCCCCGCCGGCGCGACGAGCATCGAGGTGTTCACCGACGAACGGCGCTACCCCCTCACCCAGAACCAGAAGGCCCTCTGGTTCCTCAAGCAGCTCAACCCCGACGGCTACGCCTACAACATCGGCGGCGCGGTCGAAGTCCGCGTCGAACTCGACCCGGACCTGATGTTCGAGGCCGTACGCAGGCTCATCGCACGGCATCCCGCACTGCGCACCAACTTCTTCCTGGAGGACGGCCGCCCCGTACAGCAGGTGTCCACCGACGTCGACCCGGACCTCGCCCTCTTCGACGTCGAGGGCCAGGACTGGGAGACCATCCACCGGACGATCGTGGCCGAATACCGCAAACCGTACGACCTCGAACGTGATCCGCTCGTCCGCTTCCGCCTCTTCAGGCGGGAGACGAACCGCTGGATCATCATGAAGGCCGTCCACCACATCGTCTCGGACGCGATCTCGACGTTCACGTTCATCGAGGAACTGTTCGCCGTGTACGAGGCGTTGAAGAAGGGGCAGGAGCACGCGCTGCCGCCGGTGCGGACCCGCTACCTCGACTTCCTCAACAAGCAGAACGAATTCCTGGCCGGCCGGGAGGCCGGGGGAATGCTCGACTACTGGCGCTCCCACCTGCCCGCCGAGGTCCCGCTGCTGGACCTGCCGGTCGACAGGCCGCGCCCGGCCGTGCAGACGCACAACGGCGCCTCGGAGTTCTTCACGCTCGACTCCGAACTCAGCGCCCGCGTCCACGCGCTGGCCCGCGAGCACAACGTGACCCCGTTCATGGTCCTGCTCAGCGCCTACTACATCCTGCTGCACCGCTACTCGGGGCAGGAAGACATCATCGTCGGCAGCCCGGTGACCGGACGCACCGAGCAGGACTTCGCCCCCGTGTACGGGTACTTCGTCAACCCGCTCCCGCTGCACGCCGATCTCTCCGGCGCCCCCACTGTCGGAGATCTGCTGGAACAGGTCCGCACCGCCGTGCTGAACGGGCTGGACAACCAGGAGTACCCCTTCGTCCTGCTGGTCGAGGAGCTGGGCCTCCAGCACGACCCCAGCCGCTCCGCGGTGTTCCAGGCGATGTTCATCCTGCTCACCCACAAGGTGGCCACCGAGAAGTACGGATACCGCCTGGAGTACATCGAACTGCCCGAGGAGGAAGGCCAGTTCGACATCACGCTGTCGGCGTACGAGGACGAGGCGGAGGGCCGGTTCCACTGCGTCTTCAAGTACAACACCGACCTGTTCCTGCCGCAGACCATGCGACGGATGGCCGCGCACTACATCAATCTGCTCGACAGCATGACCCGGGCGCCGTCCGCCCGGCCCACGCCGCAGCTGACGATGCTCGGCGCCAAGGAACGCGAACAGCTGGTCGGCGAGTGGAGCGGGGCCGCCCGGCTCGCCCTGCCCCCGGGCCGTACGGACGGGGAATCCGCTCCCGTCCGGCCGGTGCACCTGCTGATCAGCGACGTCGCCGCCGCGCATCCCGGTGCCACAGCCGTCTCGGTGCCCTCCCCACAGGGCGCCGCGACCCGGGTGACGTACGCACAACTCGACCGCCGGGCCACGGCCAGGGCCCGCCGGCTGCGTGAACTGGGAGTCACCGCGGGCTCGGTGGTCGCCCTCTGCCTGGACAAGTCTCCGGAGCTGATCGTCACCCTGCTCGCCGTCCTCAAGGCCGGCGGCGCCTATCTGCCGATCCAGCCCGACCAGCCCGCCGAGCGCGTCGCCCACATCCTGCGTACCGCCGACGCCGGACTCGTCGTCATCGCCGACGACGGCCGCCGGGAGTGGGCGGCGGGTCTGCCGGCCGCGACGGTGACCCTGGAGGAGCTGCGCGCGACCGAGACGGACGGGCCCGCCCCGCCGGGGACCGACGACCTGGACGCCCCCGCCTACATCATCAACACCTCGGGCTCCACCGGCCGCCCCAAGGCCGTACAGGTCAGCCATCGCAGCCTCGCCTCGGCGTACGACGCATGGCGCGTGGAGTACCGGCTGGAGCAGGACGTACGCGTCCACCTCCAGATGGCCGGGCCGTCCTTCGACGTGTTCACCGGCGACCTGGTGCGCGCCCTGTGTTCCGGCGGCAGCCTGGTGCTGGCCGACCGCGACCTCATCCTCGACACACCGCGCCTCTACCGCACGATGCGGTCCGAGCGCGTCGACTGCGCCGAGTTCGTCCCGGCCATCGTGCGGGGACTGATGGACCACTGCTCCCGCGAAGGGAAGCGGCTGGACTTCATGCGGCTCCTGGTGGTCGGCTCGGACGCCTGGAAAGTCGCCGAGTACCGGCGGCTGGGCGACCTGTGCGGTCCCGGCACCCGACTGATCAACTCCTACGGCCTCACCGAGGCGACCATCGACAGCGCTTGCTTCGAAGGCCCCGTGGACGACCTGGAACCCGGCCTGATGGTCCCGATCGGCCGGCCCCTGTCCAACAGCACGCTCCATGTCCTCGACGAACACGGCGAACCGGTCCCGCCCGGCGTCCCCGGCGAACTGTGGATCGGCGGCGAAGGCATCGCCATCGGATACGCCGGTGACCCGGAGCAGACCGCCCGGCGCTTCGTGACCCGTACCCTCAGCCACGAGCCGGACGCCGCTCCCGTACGCCTCTACCGGACCGGTGACATCGCACGCTGGGACGCGCAGGGCCGCGTGCACCTGCTCGGAAGGATGGACAACCAGGTCAAACTGCGCGGCCACCGCATCGAGATCGGAGAGATCGAGGCGCATCTGGCCAGCATGCCCGGCCTGGCCCGAGCGGTCGTCGCCGTCCGTCCCGACAGCCGGGGGGACGACACGCTGTGCGCCTACTGCGTCGCGGAGCCCGGCGCGGTGCTGGAGCGGCGCACCCTGCGCCGCCATCTCGCCACGGCGCTGCCGACGTACATGATCCCGTCCAGCTTCACCGAACTGACCGACCTCCCCCTCACCCCCCACGGCAAGGTCGACACAGCCGCACTGCCCGTACCGCGGGCCGGGGAGCGGGAGCGGCCCCACGAAGCGCCGGTCACCCTCTACGAGACCAGCATGGCCCGGCAGTGGGAATCGCTGCTCGGCCTCGAACAGGCCGGCCTGGAGGACGACTTCTTCGAGTCGGGCGGAAGCTCGATCAAGCTGATCGAACTGCTCCACCACCTGCGGACGGAGTTCGGCATCAGCATCCCCGTGAGCCGGCTCTACCAGGCCACGACGCTGCACGGGATGGCCGCGACCGTGGAGGAACTCATCCACAGCACGACGGCCGAGGAACTTCCCTTTCTGACCTTCAACACCGGGGCCGGACCGACCGTCTTCTGCTTCCCTCCGGCCGGCGGCCACGGCCTCGTCTACCGCGGCCTCTCGGCAGAGCTCCCGCAGTACCGGATCATCGCCTTCAACTACGTACCGGGCGACGACAAGGTGGCACGCTACGCGGATCTCATCGAGTCCGCCCAGCCCGAAGGCCCCTGCCACCTGCTCGGCTACTCCCTCGGCGGCAACCTCGCGTTCGAGGTCGCCAAGGAGATGGAACGCCGAGGACGCCAGGTCGACCATGTCGTCGTGCTGGACTCGCGCCGCATTCTGCAGAGTTACGTTCCGGGCGACGAGGGGATCAAGACCTTCGAGGCGGAGCTCGGCAGGCATCTGCGCAAGCACACCGGATCGGAGATCGTCGCCCGCGCCACACTCGAACACGCCGCCGAGTACCTCGCCTTCTGCGGCCGCACCCCCAACACCGGAACGGTCGCGGCATCGGTCAGCATCGTGACGGACGAGGACAAGACCGAGCTCTACGCGGAAGGCGCCCGGGGCACCTGGCACGGCAGCTCCACCACCGGTACGACCGTGCTCCGCGGCTCCGGGACCCACGCGGACATGCTCGACGCCAAACACCTCACCCGCAACGCCGACCTGGTACGCGCCATCCTGACGGGGGGCGCGGACCATGCCGGATGA
- a CDS encoding sterol desaturase family protein encodes MDEYEQQIDGGAYPGTNSGRRGILSELTWGAVLRRISYPLLLGATVVVGGASLLLRWDLTRVSPLFLIGTLLYLGVLEKLIPHQRDWHPSRAEWRWYTVYFLLTMAGSALAQLLVTTAVGELSPARPALGLWAEIPLALVTGSLASYFVHRLGHTNALLWRLHGVHHVPQKVNVANNGVNHVLDILLSQGVIQLALALIGFSRESVFVVGLFVAAQGYFVHANIDVRIGRLNHVLASPEQHRLHHSTDLSEAGHYGSDLSCWDHLFGSFTWRPGREPAAVGLGDPASFPATGEILASLLHPWRRAKKPGSGPA; translated from the coding sequence ATGGACGAATATGAACAGCAGATCGACGGTGGGGCGTATCCGGGCACAAATTCCGGACGGCGGGGAATTCTCTCCGAATTAACCTGGGGTGCTGTCCTCCGCAGGATTTCCTATCCGTTGCTCCTCGGGGCCACCGTTGTGGTAGGTGGGGCTTCCCTGCTGCTGCGGTGGGACCTGACGCGGGTCAGTCCGCTCTTCCTCATCGGCACCCTCCTCTATCTGGGCGTCCTTGAGAAGCTGATCCCGCACCAACGCGACTGGCATCCCAGCCGGGCCGAATGGCGCTGGTACACGGTCTACTTCCTCCTGACCATGGCCGGCAGCGCCCTGGCCCAACTGCTGGTGACGACCGCGGTCGGGGAGCTCTCCCCGGCCCGTCCGGCGCTCGGTCTGTGGGCCGAGATCCCGCTGGCGCTGGTGACCGGTTCGCTGGCCAGCTACTTCGTGCACCGACTGGGACACACCAACGCCCTGCTGTGGCGGCTGCACGGTGTGCACCACGTCCCGCAGAAGGTCAACGTCGCCAACAACGGCGTCAACCACGTCCTCGACATCCTCCTCTCGCAGGGAGTCATCCAGCTCGCGCTGGCGCTGATCGGTTTCTCCCGTGAGTCGGTGTTCGTCGTGGGGCTGTTCGTGGCCGCACAGGGCTACTTCGTCCACGCCAACATCGATGTGCGCATCGGCCGGCTCAACCACGTCCTGGCAAGCCCTGAGCAGCACCGCCTGCATCACAGCACCGATCTGTCCGAGGCCGGCCACTACGGCTCCGACCTGTCGTGCTGGGACCACCTCTTCGGGAGCTTCACCTGGCGGCCCGGTCGCGAGCCGGCCGCGGTCGGACTCGGCGATCCCGCCTCGTTCCCCGCCACCGGTGAGATTCTCGCCAGTCTTCTCCACCCCTGGCGCCGTGCGAAGAAGCCCGGGAGCGGACCCGCCTGA
- a CDS encoding TetR/AcrR family transcriptional regulator, whose amino-acid sequence MAEAPAPSSGRGRRDAAVTRERLLDAARDLFAERGYQRATVRAIAERAGVNQALLFRYFGSKQALLTEVVAEGGLEELRATPPEELFEKALRSMLTRSAPGSGDRTLEVYLRSIGRGDEAAGALRELGAEYQKVLASLSGTPDGELRADLAIAWLLGIGLMRTVVAREPLAGADPDAVCELVLDAFARLGGRSGESSA is encoded by the coding sequence ATGGCAGAAGCGCCCGCCCCGTCGTCCGGCCGGGGGCGCCGGGATGCTGCGGTCACCCGCGAACGGCTGCTCGACGCCGCTCGTGACCTGTTCGCCGAGCGGGGCTACCAGCGGGCCACCGTCCGTGCCATCGCCGAGCGGGCCGGGGTCAACCAGGCTCTGCTGTTCCGGTACTTCGGATCGAAGCAGGCGCTGCTGACCGAGGTCGTCGCCGAGGGCGGGCTGGAGGAGCTGCGCGCGACACCGCCCGAGGAACTGTTCGAGAAGGCGCTGCGCTCCATGCTCACCCGCAGCGCCCCCGGCTCCGGCGACCGGACGCTGGAGGTCTACCTCCGGTCCATCGGCCGGGGCGACGAGGCGGCCGGGGCGCTGCGTGAACTGGGTGCGGAATACCAGAAGGTGCTGGCCTCGCTCTCCGGGACGCCGGACGGCGAGCTGCGCGCCGATCTGGCCATCGCCTGGCTCCTCGGCATCGGCCTGATGCGTACGGTCGTCGCGCGCGAGCCACTGGCGGGCGCCGACCCGGACGCCGTGTGTGAGCTGGTGCTCGACGCCTTCGCCCGCCTCGGCGGACGCTCCGGCGAAAGCTCTGCGTGA